In Devosia sp. XK-2, one DNA window encodes the following:
- a CDS encoding ATP-binding protein has product MRAEAKVTRVRRTYNKWVANQTLEDFALRFTAHKVRRWSPARIANTAIGAASFLALEAIGGALTLSYGFSATAWAVLSTCIIIFLMGVPIVYNAAKYGVDIDLLTRGAGFGYIGSTITSLVYASFTFIFFAIEAAIMATALELCFGLPLPIGYLVSALMVIPLVTYGITLINRFQTWTQPFWLVLQIIPFVFIGAQSMPAVREWTGYTGVMGAVDGGFSLGLFGAASAVMFSLVAQIGEQVDYLRFLPRTGHKSRFAWWLALIGAGPGWIVIGGLKVMAGSFLAYYAFRHGVDFSSASEPTQMYLVVFGQMLQSPELALAATGIFVVVCQLKINVTNTYAGSIAWSNFFSRLTHSHPGRVVWVVFNVLIGLILMEFGIYKALEQILGLYAILAIAWLAAIVSDLIICKPLGLSPRHIEFKRAHLYDINPVGFGAMLIAVALSLLSYLGIFGEIAEALYSYVALVTALVCVPLIAIATRGRYYIARSSELPHSHGEAIRCRVCEHSFEPEDMAGCPVYGGPICSLCCSLDARCGDRCKTDARLGDQLSGVVTKMLPESIATALNTRLGHYLGLMLIVGGLMAAILMVFNYQATLDGHSARAAIDATLGKIFVVFFIIAGIIVWLFVLNHESREFAEEEARRHTALLIEEIEAHQETDRKLQAAKEAAESANLAKSRYVTGLSHELRSPLNSILGYAQLLERQRAEHPMVGRAARTILRSGEHLSGLIEGLLDISKIEAGKLHLYRDKTALAANINQLVEMFSLQAREKGIDFVFDQATPLPEYVFTDEKRLRQILINLISNAIKFTDSGTVTLRLSYRNQIASFEVIDTGSGIPPDELDRIFLPFQRGTRPAGAEPQPGTGLGLTITKLLVEIMGGELTVASTPGQGTQFTVRILLSSTWMPDEPKHSTVRITGYYGPRQSILVADDDPAQRELLSDLLGGLGFDVATVKDGVECLQSIRRQRPSLLILDVAMPRRNGWQVAQKVRGDRLPIIMISADAGSERLRPDYGALYDGYLIKPFKVDDLVQQIGSALGLLWIEDDAPMDSSAQETALS; this is encoded by the coding sequence ATGAGGGCAGAGGCGAAGGTTACGCGTGTCAGGCGCACCTATAACAAATGGGTGGCTAACCAGACACTTGAGGATTTCGCGCTTCGCTTCACCGCGCATAAGGTTCGGCGCTGGTCTCCGGCGCGTATCGCCAATACCGCGATTGGTGCCGCCTCCTTCCTGGCGCTGGAGGCCATCGGTGGCGCGCTAACCCTGAGCTACGGCTTTTCGGCCACGGCCTGGGCCGTGCTCTCGACCTGCATCATCATCTTCCTGATGGGCGTTCCCATCGTCTACAACGCGGCCAAATATGGCGTGGATATCGACCTGCTGACCCGCGGGGCCGGCTTTGGCTATATCGGTTCGACCATCACATCGCTCGTCTATGCCAGCTTCACCTTCATCTTCTTTGCCATCGAAGCGGCGATCATGGCGACTGCGCTGGAGCTATGCTTCGGACTGCCCCTGCCCATCGGATATCTGGTCAGTGCCCTCATGGTCATTCCCCTGGTGACCTATGGCATCACCCTGATCAACCGCTTCCAGACCTGGACGCAACCCTTCTGGCTGGTCTTGCAGATCATTCCATTCGTCTTCATCGGGGCCCAGAGCATGCCGGCCGTGCGGGAATGGACCGGCTATACCGGCGTCATGGGCGCCGTGGACGGCGGTTTCAGCCTGGGCCTGTTCGGCGCGGCCTCGGCCGTCATGTTCTCGCTGGTCGCCCAGATCGGTGAGCAGGTGGACTATCTGCGCTTTCTGCCCCGCACCGGCCACAAGAGCCGTTTTGCCTGGTGGCTGGCTCTGATCGGCGCGGGCCCGGGCTGGATCGTCATTGGCGGTCTCAAGGTCATGGCCGGCTCGTTCCTCGCCTATTACGCCTTCCGCCACGGCGTCGACTTCTCCAGCGCTTCCGAGCCAACGCAGATGTATCTGGTCGTCTTCGGACAAATGCTGCAAAGCCCCGAACTCGCCCTGGCCGCCACAGGCATTTTCGTGGTCGTCTGTCAGCTCAAGATCAATGTAACCAATACCTATGCCGGCTCGATTGCCTGGTCGAACTTCTTTTCCCGTCTGACCCACAGCCATCCCGGACGGGTTGTCTGGGTGGTGTTCAACGTGCTGATCGGCCTCATCCTGATGGAGTTCGGCATCTATAAGGCGCTCGAGCAAATCCTGGGACTCTATGCCATCCTGGCCATTGCCTGGCTGGCGGCTATCGTCTCCGACCTCATCATCTGCAAACCGCTCGGCCTGTCGCCGCGCCATATCGAGTTCAAGCGAGCCCATCTATACGACATCAACCCGGTCGGCTTTGGCGCCATGCTCATCGCAGTGGCCCTTTCGCTATTGTCCTATCTCGGGATTTTCGGGGAGATCGCGGAGGCGCTTTATTCCTATGTGGCACTGGTGACGGCACTGGTCTGCGTGCCGCTCATCGCCATTGCGACGCGCGGCCGCTACTATATCGCCCGCAGCTCCGAACTTCCCCATAGCCATGGCGAGGCCATTCGCTGTCGTGTTTGCGAGCACAGTTTCGAGCCCGAGGACATGGCCGGCTGTCCGGTCTATGGCGGGCCGATCTGTTCGCTCTGCTGCTCGCTCGATGCGAGATGTGGCGATCGCTGCAAGACCGATGCCCGCCTCGGCGACCAGCTCTCCGGCGTCGTCACCAAAATGCTGCCGGAGTCGATTGCCACGGCGCTCAACACGCGGCTGGGGCATTATCTCGGGCTCATGCTGATCGTCGGCGGTTTGATGGCGGCTATTTTGATGGTCTTCAACTATCAGGCGACGCTGGATGGGCATTCGGCGCGCGCGGCTATCGATGCCACGCTGGGCAAGATCTTCGTTGTCTTTTTCATCATCGCGGGCATTATCGTTTGGCTCTTCGTGCTCAACCACGAAAGCCGCGAATTTGCCGAGGAGGAGGCGCGGCGGCATACCGCACTGCTGATCGAGGAAATCGAGGCGCACCAGGAAACCGACCGCAAGCTGCAGGCGGCCAAGGAGGCGGCGGAATCCGCCAATCTGGCCAAGTCCCGCTACGTGACCGGCCTCAGCCACGAATTGCGCTCGCCGCTCAATTCCATTCTGGGCTATGCGCAATTGCTCGAGCGCCAGCGCGCCGAACACCCGATGGTCGGCCGGGCGGCACGCACAATCCTGCGCTCAGGCGAGCATCTGTCCGGTCTCATCGAGGGCTTGCTCGACATTTCCAAGATCGAAGCGGGCAAGCTCCACCTCTATCGCGACAAGACGGCGCTGGCGGCCAATATCAATCAACTGGTCGAAATGTTCTCGCTGCAGGCGCGGGAGAAAGGGATCGACTTCGTCTTCGACCAGGCAACGCCGCTGCCGGAATATGTCTTCACCGACGAAAAGCGCCTGCGCCAGATCCTGATCAATCTCATCTCCAATGCCATCAAATTCACCGATTCCGGCACCGTTACGCTGCGCCTGAGCTATCGCAACCAGATCGCCTCATTCGAGGTGATCGATACCGGTTCGGGCATTCCGCCCGACGAGCTGGACCGCATCTTCCTGCCGTTCCAGCGCGGCACCAGGCCTGCCGGCGCAGAGCCGCAACCTGGCACGGGACTGGGGCTGACCATCACCAAGCTTCTGGTCGAGATCATGGGCGGCGAGTTGACCGTGGCCAGCACGCCCGGGCAGGGGACCCAATTCACCGTGCGCATCCTGCTCTCTTCGACCTGGATGCCCGACGAACCCAAGCACTCCACGGTGCGGATCACCGGTTATTACGGCCCCCGCCAGTCTATCCTGGTCGCCGATGACGACCCGGCGCAGCGTGAATTGCTCTCCGATCTCCTGGGCGGGCTCGGTTTCGACGTGGCGACGGTCAAGGACGGGGTCGAATGCCTGCAGTCGATCCGCCGCCAGCGGCCAAGCCTGCTTATCCTCGATGTCGCTATGCCACGGCGCAATGGTTGGCAGGTGGCCCAGAAGGTGAGAGGCGACAGGCTGCCCATCATCATGATCTCGGCCGATGCCGGAAGCGAACGGCTCCGACCCGATTATGGGGCGCTCTACGATGGCTACCTAATCAAGCCGTTCAAGGTAGACGACCTCGTCCAACAGATCGGCTCCGCGCTCGGCCTGCTCTGGATCGAGGATGACGCGCCCATGGATTCGTCAGCCCAGGAGACCGCACTGTCATGA
- a CDS encoding ABC transporter ATP-binding protein has product MSVPRLELRSVSKSFDQLAVLADISLSVHPGEFVSILGPSGAGKSTILQLLTGALRHDGGDILCAGAPLEANSHRFAFMPQRDALMPWRRIIDNATLGLEVQGMSRAAARERALPLFAEFGLSGFERHYPSQLSGGMRQRVALLRTVAQQRSMLLLDEPFGALDALTRTRMQRWLASMRVHHDWTVLLITHDVREAVFLSDRVYVLSPRPARISRHYDIPLPHPRPAAGDKALSAIEAEILQTLLTLEE; this is encoded by the coding sequence ATGAGCGTGCCGCGACTGGAACTCAGATCCGTCTCGAAGAGCTTCGATCAACTCGCCGTGCTGGCCGACATCAGCCTTTCGGTTCACCCAGGCGAATTCGTGTCCATCCTGGGGCCGTCAGGGGCCGGCAAATCCACCATATTGCAGCTATTGACCGGCGCGCTTCGACATGATGGCGGCGATATTCTATGTGCCGGCGCCCCGCTCGAAGCGAATAGCCATCGCTTTGCCTTCATGCCGCAACGTGATGCGCTGATGCCCTGGCGTCGCATCATCGACAACGCCACGCTCGGTCTTGAAGTGCAGGGCATGAGCCGGGCGGCGGCCCGCGAAAGGGCCCTGCCCCTGTTTGCTGAGTTCGGCCTGTCGGGCTTCGAGCGGCATTATCCGTCCCAGCTCTCGGGCGGGATGCGCCAGCGTGTGGCTTTGCTGCGCACGGTGGCCCAGCAAAGGTCCATGTTGCTGCTCGATGAACCATTCGGCGCCCTGGACGCGCTAACGAGGACCAGGATGCAACGCTGGCTTGCAAGCATGCGCGTGCATCACGACTGGACCGTGCTGCTGATCACCCACGATGTGCGCGAGGCGGTTTTCCTGTCCGACCGGGTCTATGTGCTCTCGCCACGCCCGGCCAGAATATCGCGCCATTACGATATCCCGCTGCCTCATCCACGTCCCGCCGCGGGCGACAAGGCTCTCTCCGCGATAGAGGCCGAAATCCTGCAAACCCTGCTCACACTAGAGGAATGA
- a CDS encoding ABC transporter permease, with amino-acid sequence MSIRSAWSGVARLFAHAWPAVLSVSALFLAWELYVRQSGISPTALSAPSRVLVQGYQQREALALHTLATLQATLFGFSCSLGAAFLFSLLLDFFRPLQRAVFPVLVITQTLPLVAIAPLVVLWFGFGLMPKIVLVALVTFFPMLVALVQGYDSTDRDIESLLASMGASRWRIFMAARLPSALPYFFAGLRISITYAVVGAIFAEYAGAVRGLGIYILNAKNNFRPDLVLAAVFVSAALTLCLFGTTVLLQRLAMPWARLGARER; translated from the coding sequence ATGTCGATACGTTCAGCCTGGTCGGGCGTTGCCCGCCTGTTTGCCCATGCCTGGCCGGCGGTTCTGTCCGTCTCGGCCCTCTTTCTCGCCTGGGAATTATATGTCCGGCAGTCGGGCATCTCTCCTACGGCCCTGTCGGCGCCGTCGCGCGTGCTCGTTCAGGGTTACCAGCAGCGCGAGGCACTGGCCCTCCACACGCTGGCGACGCTGCAAGCCACCCTGTTCGGCTTTTCCTGTTCGCTCGGCGCCGCCTTCCTGTTCTCGCTGCTGCTGGACTTCTTTCGTCCACTGCAGCGGGCCGTGTTCCCAGTCCTGGTCATCACCCAGACCCTGCCGCTGGTGGCGATCGCGCCCCTTGTGGTGCTCTGGTTCGGCTTCGGTCTGATGCCCAAGATCGTGCTGGTCGCGCTGGTGACGTTTTTTCCCATGCTGGTCGCCCTGGTGCAGGGCTATGACTCGACCGATCGCGATATAGAGTCGCTTCTTGCTTCCATGGGCGCGTCGCGCTGGCGCATCTTCATGGCTGCTCGTTTGCCGTCCGCCCTGCCCTATTTCTTCGCCGGGCTCAGGATATCGATCACCTATGCCGTGGTCGGGGCGATCTTCGCCGAATATGCAGGCGCCGTCCGGGGCCTGGGCATCTATATCCTCAACGCCAAGAACAATTTCCGGCCGGACCTGGTCCTGGCCGCGGTCTTTGTCAGCGCAGCGCTCACCCTTTGCCTTTTCGGTACAACAGTCCTGCTGCAACGACTGGCCATGCCCTGGGCGCGATTGGGGGCGCGCGAGCGATGA
- the urtB gene encoding urea ABC transporter permease subunit UrtB has protein sequence MIGDYTYDQFFSILAMQGFAGLILFSVFVLMALGLAIIFGQMGVINMAHGEFMILGAYVTWGVSLFVTNFAPALFPIYFFIAMALAFCASFTLGVIVEWAMIRHLYRRPLDTLLATWGLSLILQQTYRSVFGAREVGVTLPDWMMGSLPLTDIIEVPINGLFVMALTTLIAIAVAALMYRSRWGKQVRAVTQNRVMAGAVGINTKMVDRMTFGLGCGIAGVAGSAFTMIGSTGPTAGQLYIVDTFLVVVFGGAGSLIGTIASAFTISQAQSTMEFFMSGSMAKVLTLLTVVGILMLRPQGLFTLKIRR, from the coding sequence ATGATCGGCGACTATACATATGATCAGTTCTTTTCGATCCTGGCGATGCAGGGCTTCGCCGGGCTGATCCTGTTTTCCGTCTTTGTGCTCATGGCCCTCGGCCTGGCCATCATTTTCGGCCAGATGGGCGTCATCAACATGGCCCATGGCGAATTCATGATCCTGGGGGCCTATGTCACCTGGGGCGTCAGTCTGTTCGTCACCAATTTCGCCCCGGCGCTCTTTCCCATTTATTTCTTCATCGCCATGGCTTTGGCCTTTTGCGCCAGTTTCACGCTGGGGGTGATCGTTGAATGGGCAATGATCCGGCACCTTTACCGGCGGCCGCTCGACACGCTCCTGGCCACCTGGGGCCTCAGCCTCATTCTGCAGCAAACCTATCGCTCGGTGTTCGGCGCCCGCGAAGTGGGTGTCACCCTGCCCGACTGGATGATGGGCTCGCTGCCGCTGACCGATATCATCGAAGTGCCGATCAATGGTCTCTTCGTTATGGCTCTGACCACGCTCATTGCCATCGCCGTGGCGGCGCTCATGTACAGGTCGCGCTGGGGCAAGCAGGTGCGCGCCGTGACGCAGAACCGTGTCATGGCCGGCGCGGTGGGCATCAATACCAAGATGGTCGACCGCATGACCTTCGGCCTGGGCTGCGGCATTGCCGGCGTCGCCGGGTCCGCCTTCACCATGATCGGCTCGACCGGTCCCACGGCCGGTCAGCTCTATATCGTCGATACCTTCCTGGTCGTTGTCTTTGGCGGCGCGGGCAGCCTCATCGGTACCATCGCATCGGCCTTCACCATCAGCCAGGCGCAATCGACCATGGAATTCTTCATGTCCGGTTCGATGGCCAAGGTTCTCACCCTGCTCACCGTCGTCGGCATCCTGATGCTGCGCCCGCAGGGTCTGTTCACCCTCAAGATCCGCCGCTGA
- a CDS encoding response regulator, with amino-acid sequence MMSSEPAKVLIVDDQPDTLTMLTDALDLEGMATSHASSGQTALSMIAQTPPDIVLLDAMMPGMDGFETCQVLKSEMGLTDLPVIFMTGRNDSDHVVRALACGGVDFVSKPIVLTELFARMRVHLSNSRKTRSARDALDSIGRRIVAVHPQAGIVWATPQAQDLLSRIGLRPEEGSTLPWELKQWVADDTGADGNVRLYRRFDREVEFRIMERRADGTILLRIIDCAAGTGEQRLAAAFGISLREAEVLLWLTHGKSNKEIAAILQLSPRTINKHLEQIFEKLGIENRTAAATMSVRVLWD; translated from the coding sequence ATGATGTCGAGCGAACCGGCCAAAGTTCTCATCGTCGATGACCAGCCCGACACGCTGACCATGCTGACGGATGCGCTGGACCTCGAAGGCATGGCGACCAGCCATGCCTCCAGCGGCCAGACAGCCCTGTCGATGATCGCGCAGACGCCGCCGGACATTGTCCTGCTCGATGCCATGATGCCGGGCATGGACGGGTTCGAGACCTGCCAGGTGCTCAAGAGCGAGATGGGGCTGACCGATCTGCCGGTCATCTTCATGACGGGCCGCAATGACAGTGACCATGTCGTGCGGGCGCTGGCATGCGGCGGGGTGGATTTCGTCTCCAAGCCGATCGTGCTCACCGAGCTCTTTGCGCGCATGCGGGTGCATCTGAGCAATTCGCGCAAGACCCGATCGGCGCGGGATGCGCTCGATTCCATCGGCCGCCGGATTGTCGCCGTGCATCCGCAGGCGGGCATCGTCTGGGCCACGCCGCAGGCGCAGGACCTTTTGTCCCGTATCGGGCTCAGGCCGGAGGAGGGCTCCACATTGCCCTGGGAGCTCAAGCAGTGGGTGGCCGATGATACTGGCGCCGACGGCAATGTCCGGCTCTACCGCCGGTTTGACCGCGAGGTCGAGTTCCGCATCATGGAGCGCCGCGCCGACGGGACGATCCTTCTCCGCATCATCGACTGCGCCGCTGGCACCGGCGAGCAGCGCCTTGCGGCGGCGTTCGGCATCAGCCTGCGCGAGGCGGAGGTGCTGCTGTGGCTTACGCATGGCAAGTCCAACAAGGAAATTGCCGCGATCCTTCAGCTCTCTCCCCGCACCATCAATAAGCATCTCGAACAGATATTTGAGAAGCTAGGCATCGAAAACCGCACAGCCGCGGCCACGATGTCGGTGCGGGTGTTGTGGGACTGA
- a CDS encoding ABC transporter substrate-binding protein — MSHFRASLIFMAALSASPVLAEPVSVALDWTPNTNHIGLFVAQAKGFYQEAGIELEILPYTDTSAATLVANHVADFGILGSIGLFTQRTAGADLVATYALVQTETGRLVFKADRDDIQTPRDLDGKIYAGFGSGWETALIGTIIRQDGGDGTFETVTLGTSAYEALANGAVDFTLEVYTWEGIKAERDGPAQRAFRYADYGVPDQHTNFLGTTDAYLAEHADTAGAFISASRRGYAYAVEHPDEATDILVAANADTLLDRDFVRASLQALIDGHYLRAEDGTIGVIDPEKMDAMGNFLFGAGLLKDGNGVVVAEKPDFSGYFTNRLLGVEP; from the coding sequence ATGTCGCATTTTCGCGCTTCCCTGATATTTATGGCCGCCTTGAGCGCCAGCCCGGTCCTGGCCGAGCCGGTAAGCGTGGCGCTCGACTGGACGCCCAACACCAATCACATCGGCCTATTCGTCGCTCAGGCGAAAGGGTTTTACCAGGAGGCCGGCATCGAGCTCGAAATCCTGCCCTATACGGACACCTCCGCAGCCACGCTGGTTGCCAACCACGTGGCCGATTTCGGCATTCTGGGCTCTATCGGCCTGTTCACCCAACGCACAGCCGGCGCTGATCTGGTCGCGACCTATGCGCTGGTGCAAACCGAGACCGGGCGGCTGGTGTTCAAGGCCGATCGAGACGACATTCAGACACCCCGAGATCTGGACGGAAAAATCTATGCCGGCTTCGGCAGCGGCTGGGAGACGGCGCTGATCGGCACCATTATCAGGCAGGATGGCGGGGACGGCACGTTCGAAACCGTGACCCTTGGCACATCGGCCTATGAGGCACTGGCCAATGGCGCCGTCGATTTCACCCTCGAAGTCTATACCTGGGAAGGTATAAAGGCAGAGCGCGATGGTCCGGCGCAGCGCGCCTTCCGCTACGCCGATTATGGCGTTCCCGACCAGCACACCAACTTTCTTGGTACCACCGATGCCTATCTTGCCGAGCACGCCGACACGGCCGGCGCCTTCATTTCGGCCAGCCGGCGCGGCTATGCCTATGCCGTCGAACATCCGGACGAAGCCACTGACATTCTGGTCGCGGCCAATGCGGATACCCTGCTCGACCGCGACTTTGTGCGGGCCTCACTCCAGGCGCTGATCGATGGTCACTATCTTCGCGCCGAGGACGGCACGATCGGCGTCATCGACCCGGAAAAGATGGACGCGATGGGCAATTTTCTTTTCGGCGCCGGGCTGCTCAAGGACGGAAATGGCGTGGTCGTGGCGGAAAAGCCCGACTTCTCGGGTTACTTTACCAACCGCCTGTTAGGCGTTGAGCCATAA
- the urtA gene encoding urea ABC transporter substrate-binding protein → MTDFSGDGPFKINRRKLLAAMATIPALGMLGGGRVFAQDTSTAAVNTTGLAVTDTEVTVGILHSVTGTMAISETGSVQAEILAIEQINAAGGVLGRQIKYIQEDGASDWPTFAEKAKKLLVQDKVASVMGCWTSASRKAVLPVFEQYNGMLYYPTFYEGLEESPNVIYTGQEATQQILAGIDWVVDTKGAKSFYLLGSDYIWPRTSNKIARKHIEMKGLKVVGEEYYPLEHTQFNSVINKIKLTKPDVIYAIVVGGSNVAFYKQLKAAGIDLTEESPLLLTISVTEDEILGIGGENIVGAYAAMKYFQSIENDNNKAFVEAFKARWGDGIVIGDVTQAAYLGPWLWKAAVEKAGSFDINKVREASPGIELGTAPEGYVKIHENHHLWSKLRIGHARADGQYDVVYETADLMEPDPFPEGYQ, encoded by the coding sequence ATGACTGACTTTTCGGGCGACGGCCCCTTCAAAATCAACCGCCGCAAGCTGCTCGCGGCCATGGCAACCATTCCGGCACTGGGCATGCTCGGCGGCGGCCGCGTCTTCGCTCAGGACACCTCCACCGCTGCCGTCAATACGACGGGTCTTGCCGTCACCGATACCGAAGTCACCGTCGGTATCCTCCATTCGGTCACCGGCACCATGGCTATTTCCGAGACCGGCTCGGTGCAGGCCGAAATCCTGGCCATCGAGCAGATCAACGCCGCCGGCGGCGTGCTCGGTCGCCAGATCAAATATATCCAGGAAGATGGCGCTTCCGATTGGCCGACCTTCGCGGAAAAGGCCAAGAAGCTGCTGGTGCAGGACAAGGTCGCCTCTGTGATGGGCTGCTGGACCTCGGCTTCGCGCAAAGCCGTCCTGCCGGTCTTCGAGCAGTATAATGGCATGCTCTACTACCCGACTTTCTATGAAGGCCTCGAGGAGAGCCCCAACGTCATCTATACCGGCCAGGAAGCAACCCAGCAGATTCTCGCCGGTATCGATTGGGTGGTCGACACCAAGGGTGCCAAGAGCTTCTACCTGCTCGGTTCGGACTACATCTGGCCCCGGACGTCAAACAAGATCGCCCGCAAGCATATCGAGATGAAGGGGCTCAAGGTCGTCGGCGAGGAATATTACCCGCTCGAACATACCCAGTTCAATTCGGTCATCAACAAGATCAAGCTGACCAAGCCCGACGTGATCTACGCCATCGTGGTGGGCGGCTCCAATGTGGCCTTTTACAAGCAGCTCAAGGCCGCCGGCATCGACCTCACCGAGGAATCCCCGCTCCTGCTCACCATCTCGGTGACGGAGGACGAAATCCTGGGCATCGGCGGCGAGAATATCGTGGGCGCCTATGCGGCCATGAAATATTTCCAGTCGATCGAGAACGACAACAACAAGGCCTTTGTCGAGGCGTTCAAGGCGCGCTGGGGCGATGGCATCGTTATCGGCGACGTGACCCAGGCTGCCTATCTCGGGCCGTGGCTGTGGAAGGCCGCCGTCGAAAAGGCCGGCAGTTTCGACATCAACAAGGTGCGCGAGGCTTCGCCCGGTATCGAGCTCGGCACTGCGCCCGAAGGCTATGTCAAAATCCACGAGAACCATCATCTGTGGAGCAAGCTGCGTATCGGCCACGCCCGCGCCGATGGTCAATATGACGTGGTCTATGAGACCGCCGACCTGATGGAGCCAGATCCGTTCCCGGAAGGTTACCAATAA